The DNA window ACCTGGAAGTGGCGCGGCACTCCGGTGTGGGAACACAACGGCATCCTGTGCACCGGCGAATGCTACAAGCAGGCGGTGAAGCTGACCTTCGCCCACGGCGCTGCGTTGCCGGATCCGAAGGGCCTGTTCAATGCCAGCCTGGAAGGCGGCACGCGCCGCGCGATCGACATCCACGAAGGCGAAATGCCGAATGCCGCGGCGTTCAAAGCCCTGATGCGTGCGGCCGCAAAGCACAACGCCACGAAGAAAAAGCGGTAGTGCCGGGCCATGCCCGGCGGATTTCTGGCAACCGCTGCGCTCGCCGGGCGTGGCCCGGCGCTACCGGGTCACAGCATCCGGGTCGGCCACCGGCGACGGCGGGCAGGCCGGAATCTCCGATGGCGTGGCCAGTTCCTCCGCGTGCACCGGCTTGCTGATCATCCTCGCCTTGCGCCAGCCACCCCAGCGGTAATACGCCAGCGACAGCAGCATCGACACCAGTGAACCGGCCGGGAAGCTCCACCAGATCGCGTCGGCGCCCCAGTACGGCTGCAGGAATTCGGCGAATGGCACGCGCACGCCCCACAGCGACGCTGCCAGGATCAGCAGCGGCGGCAGCACCGCGCCGGTGGACCGCACCACGCCGGAGATCACGAAGCTGACGCCGAAGAACAGGAACGAACCGATCACGATGTGGTTCAGGTGCCGCGCGATCTGCAGCGACTCGCTGCCCTGCGGCAGGAACAAGGCCAGCGAATACTGGTCCAGCAGCACCAGCGGCAGGATCAACGCGCCGGTCAGCAGGAAGTTGAACAGGATGCCCTGGCGTGCGGTACCGCGCACGCGGTCCCAGCGCTGCGCACCGACATTCTGCGCGGCCATCGACGAACACGCCGCACCGATCGCCATCGCCGGCATCTGCACGTAGTTCCACAGCTGCAGCGACGCACCGTAGGCCGCGCCGGTGTCGGTGCCGTACTGGTTGACCATCGTCATCAGCATGATCACCGACAGCGAGATCAGCACCATCTGCAGGCCCATCGGCACGCCCTTGATCACCAGCGCACGCAGGATGGTCATGTCCAGCTTGAACAGGTGCATGTCGGCGCGGCCCAGCCACAGCGTGTGCCGCTTGTGCCGCATGTACAGCAGCAGGCCGGCCAGCGACAGCGTCTGCGACACCAGCGTGGCCCAGGCCGAGCCGGCGATGCCCAGTTCCGGGAACGGCCCCATGCCGAAGATCAGCACCGGGTTCAGGGCGATGTCCAGCACCACCGAGACCAGCA is part of the Stenotrophomonas lactitubi genome and encodes:
- a CDS encoding DUF1801 domain-containing protein, whose translation is MATQKTDPADAALPAAALIDARIAELGDWRGDILARVRALIHEALPDVEETWKWRGTPVWEHNGILCTGECYKQAVKLTFAHGAALPDPKGLFNASLEGGTRRAIDIHEGEMPNAAAFKALMRAAAKHNATKKKR
- a CDS encoding MATE family efflux transporter, with the protein product MAKAPLDLTSGPIGRNLLLFALPILAGNIAQSLNGSVNAVWVGRFLGEAALTATANANNIMFFLIGSVFGFGMASTILIGQAIGARDIAQARRVVGTSATFFIGLSVIIAIAGWFLAHPLLAAMGTPAASLPLAEAYLRIIFLAMPTLYAFAFLSAALRGAGDSRTPFRFLLVSVVLDIALNPVLIFGMGPFPELGIAGSAWATLVSQTLSLAGLLLYMRHKRHTLWLGRADMHLFKLDMTILRALVIKGVPMGLQMVLISLSVIMLMTMVNQYGTDTGAAYGASLQLWNYVQMPAMAIGAACSSMAAQNVGAQRWDRVRGTARQGILFNFLLTGALILPLVLLDQYSLALFLPQGSESLQIARHLNHIVIGSFLFFGVSFVISGVVRSTGAVLPPLLILAASLWGVRVPFAEFLQPYWGADAIWWSFPAGSLVSMLLSLAYYRWGGWRKARMISKPVHAEELATPSEIPACPPSPVADPDAVTR